One part of the Halobacteriovoraceae bacterium genome encodes these proteins:
- a CDS encoding NAD-binding protein, which translates to MYNLDKIRTLNEKRYPNSDRPFLQEYNQYCIDRKPYKGLKILHNTPLTFETLAKLEGLLLSEAEITVSAVTIMPHNENAAQLLVEAGVKVQINHDFKDEYDLHLDCCAELYNHRSPRIGAVELTRTGAIRYIENEVNYPVINVDGCIVKDLETILGTGEGFYRAFKELTQINMVNKNIILFGFGKVGYGIYKTLANENANITICDVSEEKIQSAQNLKLKTINGKNGNEVNEALKNSDIIITATGRDEFMSDQYDVSLLEGKILANMGAGDEFGKKVPESWALANKAPINFVLDRPTLMKYIDPIFYLHNLSADLLISTKMKAGVINYPDYHAREVLNKWQSFHNESLPNIGN; encoded by the coding sequence AAATGAAAAAAGATACCCAAATTCTGATCGTCCATTCTTACAAGAATACAATCAGTATTGTATAGATAGAAAACCCTATAAAGGTTTAAAGATACTACACAATACGCCTTTGACTTTTGAGACGCTAGCGAAATTAGAAGGTCTATTACTGTCAGAAGCTGAAATCACAGTAAGTGCTGTGACGATTATGCCTCACAATGAAAATGCAGCACAGCTATTAGTTGAGGCCGGTGTAAAAGTTCAAATTAATCATGATTTCAAAGATGAATATGACTTGCATCTCGACTGTTGCGCTGAACTATACAATCATAGGTCTCCTAGAATAGGTGCTGTTGAACTCACAAGAACAGGGGCCATAAGATATATTGAAAATGAAGTCAATTATCCAGTCATAAATGTAGATGGTTGTATTGTCAAAGACCTAGAAACTATTTTGGGGACCGGTGAAGGATTCTATAGAGCCTTCAAAGAGCTCACACAGATTAATATGGTAAATAAAAATATTATATTATTTGGATTTGGAAAAGTTGGATATGGGATTTATAAAACTCTAGCAAATGAAAATGCAAACATAACGATTTGTGATGTTTCTGAAGAAAAAATTCAAAGCGCACAAAATCTAAAATTAAAAACTATTAATGGGAAAAATGGCAACGAAGTAAATGAAGCTTTAAAAAACTCTGACATTATTATAACGGCAACAGGTAGAGATGAGTTCATGTCTGATCAATATGATGTGTCTTTACTGGAAGGAAAAATTTTGGCCAACATGGGAGCAGGTGATGAGTTTGGAAAAAAAGTCCCAGAGAGTTGGGCCCTGGCCAACAAGGCCCCTATAAATTTTGTACTTGACCGTCCAACATTAATGAAATACATCGATCCCATTTTTTACTTACATAATCTTAGTGCTGATCTATTAATATCTACAAAGATGAAGGCCGGAGTAATAAATTATCCAGATTACCATGCAAGAGAAGTCTTAAACAAATGGCAATCTTTTCATAATGAGAGTTTGCCTAATATTGGAAATTAA